The Sporosarcina ureae genome includes a region encoding these proteins:
- the tsaD gene encoding tRNA (adenosine(37)-N6)-threonylcarbamoyltransferase complex transferase subunit TsaD: MDKDHYILGIETSCDETAASIVKNGTEIVSSIVSSQIQQQKQFGGVVPEIASRLHVEQITLVIQEALNEAKLVPSDLEAVTVTEGPGLVGALLIGINAAKAFAFANQLPLIGVHHIAGHVYANQLIHEMEFPLLALIVSGGHTELVVMKSHGSFELIGETRDDAAGEAYDKVARVLGLPYPGGPQVDQLALASDESIDFPRAWLEKDSYDFSFSGLKSAVINYKHNIEQKGGKINHDHVAAGFQQSVVDVLTVKTVKAAKEYDVKQVIAAGGVAANQGLRKSLTAALEKEGIPFYVPPISLCTDNAAMIAAAGYEMWKSGVRSDSSMNGRPGMPLKSWN, encoded by the coding sequence ATGGATAAAGATCATTATATTTTAGGTATTGAAACGAGTTGTGATGAAACCGCAGCTTCTATAGTGAAAAATGGAACAGAAATTGTCTCATCTATAGTGTCGTCACAAATCCAGCAGCAAAAGCAATTCGGTGGTGTTGTTCCCGAAATAGCTTCGCGTCTGCATGTGGAACAAATCACACTGGTGATTCAGGAAGCTTTGAATGAAGCTAAGCTTGTACCAAGTGATTTGGAAGCAGTTACTGTGACAGAAGGACCTGGGTTAGTGGGGGCATTATTAATCGGCATCAACGCAGCGAAGGCTTTCGCTTTTGCAAATCAGTTACCGTTGATAGGTGTCCACCATATTGCAGGACATGTCTACGCCAATCAATTGATTCATGAGATGGAGTTTCCTTTGCTGGCGCTCATTGTCTCGGGTGGTCACACGGAGCTTGTTGTCATGAAGTCACATGGTTCATTTGAATTGATCGGTGAAACGCGAGATGACGCAGCGGGAGAGGCTTATGACAAAGTAGCGCGTGTACTAGGTTTGCCTTATCCCGGAGGCCCACAAGTAGATCAGTTGGCACTGGCAAGTGATGAAAGTATTGACTTCCCGCGTGCTTGGCTCGAAAAAGATTCGTATGACTTCAGTTTTAGTGGATTGAAATCTGCGGTTATTAATTATAAGCATAATATTGAGCAAAAAGGCGGAAAAATTAATCATGATCATGTTGCGGCGGGCTTTCAGCAAAGTGTTGTCGATGTACTGACAGTCAAGACAGTGAAAGCTGCAAAAGAATATGACGTGAAGCAAGTGATTGCGGCAGGTGGTGTAGCTGCCAATCAAGGACTACGAAAATCATTAACTGCTGCGCTTGAAAAAGAGGGAATCCCTTTTTATGTTCCACCTATTTCATTGTGTACAGATAATGCGGCGATGATTGCCGCGGCTGGCTATGAGATGTGGAAAAGTGGCGTTCGAAGTGATTCTAGTATGAACGGTCGACCTGGAATGCCATTAAAATCATGGAATTAA
- the rimI gene encoding ribosomal protein S18-alanine N-acetyltransferase, whose amino-acid sequence MSNEVLFRKMTHEDIPAVANIELESFATPWTEEIFEHELTGNAYAHYIVADLDGEVIGHCGMWIVLDECHITNVAVLSAYRGKGYGEDLMRQAMELCRLNEVKTMTLEVRVSNEPARTLYRKLGFHEGGIRKNYYTDDHEDGLVMWVEF is encoded by the coding sequence ATGAGTAATGAAGTACTGTTTAGAAAGATGACGCATGAAGATATACCGGCAGTTGCTAATATAGAACTTGAATCATTTGCGACGCCTTGGACAGAAGAGATTTTCGAGCATGAATTAACAGGAAATGCGTATGCTCATTATATTGTAGCGGATCTTGACGGTGAAGTAATTGGGCATTGTGGTATGTGGATTGTACTAGATGAATGTCATATTACTAATGTGGCCGTACTCTCGGCTTACCGAGGTAAAGGGTACGGAGAAGATCTGATGCGTCAGGCGATGGAACTGTGCCGCTTGAATGAAGTGAAAACTATGACGCTTGAAGTGCGTGTAAGCAATGAACCAGCACGGACGTTGTATCGTAAGTTAGGTTTTCATGAAGGCGGCATAAGGAAAAACTATTATACAGACGACCATGAAGATGGGCTCGTCATGTGGGTGGAATTCTAA
- the tsaB gene encoding tRNA (adenosine(37)-N6)-threonylcarbamoyltransferase complex dimerization subunit type 1 TsaB → MIWLGIDTANSPLSVAIVKDDVLLIEESSMMKINHSLRAMPAVEEACRKADITPSEIDAIAVSEGPGSYTGVRIGVTIAKTLAWTLDKPLYGVSSLKALAVNGQLFNGLICSVIDARRSNVYAGVYRLIGTELVNVLEDQHCLLAELLKKLKECNEEVLFVGEDVKLHASIIRDHLGEQAHIASFALNVPRASSAILLAQSADQSEAVHTFTPQYKRITEAEANLVKKESSHE, encoded by the coding sequence ATGATATGGTTAGGTATAGATACAGCAAATTCACCTTTATCTGTAGCCATCGTTAAAGACGATGTATTACTGATCGAAGAGTCAAGCATGATGAAGATCAATCACTCGCTACGCGCAATGCCAGCAGTAGAAGAGGCGTGTCGTAAAGCAGACATTACTCCTTCGGAAATAGATGCGATTGCTGTTTCTGAGGGTCCCGGATCGTATACAGGCGTCCGTATTGGCGTGACGATTGCGAAGACGCTCGCTTGGACGCTTGATAAGCCTCTTTACGGTGTATCGAGTCTGAAGGCTTTAGCAGTTAATGGACAACTGTTTAACGGTCTCATCTGTTCCGTGATTGATGCGAGAAGATCTAATGTCTACGCAGGTGTCTATCGTTTGATTGGGACTGAACTAGTCAATGTGCTCGAGGATCAGCACTGTTTACTTGCAGAGTTGCTGAAGAAGTTAAAAGAGTGTAACGAAGAAGTTTTATTTGTGGGAGAAGATGTAAAACTGCATGCATCCATTATTCGTGATCATCTTGGAGAACAAGCACATATCGCATCATTCGCATTGAATGTACCACGTGCATCTTCTGCTATATTACTGGCTCAAAGTGCAGATCAATCGGAAGCAGTGCATACATTTACGCCACAGTATAAGCGGATTACTGAGGCAGAAGCCAATTTGGTGAAGAAGGAGTCTTCCCATGAGTAA
- the tsaE gene encoding tRNA (adenosine(37)-N6)-threonylcarbamoyltransferase complex ATPase subunit type 1 TsaE: MEKLAAEIGGYLRPPDVLTLEGDLGAGKTTFTKALAKAIGITRTVSSPTFTIIKQYEGNYPFNHLDVYRLANSEEDLGWDELFYGDAISVVEWAQFIQEELPEDRMELVIHHTGPDSRRVECTPKGERFTRICEEIFT; the protein is encoded by the coding sequence ATGGAAAAGCTAGCTGCCGAGATCGGTGGGTATCTAAGACCTCCTGACGTGCTGACACTTGAAGGTGATCTCGGAGCTGGTAAAACAACATTCACAAAAGCACTTGCAAAAGCAATCGGTATCACACGGACAGTCAGTAGTCCTACTTTTACGATTATCAAGCAGTATGAAGGGAATTACCCTTTCAATCATTTGGATGTATATCGGTTAGCCAATAGCGAAGAAGACTTAGGCTGGGACGAACTGTTTTATGGAGATGCGATTTCAGTGGTGGAATGGGCACAATTTATTCAAGAAGAATTGCCTGAAGACCGGATGGAACTGGTCATCCATCATACAGGGCCTGATTCCCGCAGAGTTGAATGTACGCCAAAAGGTGAACGATTTACACGTATTTGTGAGGAGATTTTTACATGA
- a CDS encoding SprT family protein translates to MSEEQLQQLVEHISLEIFHKPFVHQAVFNSRLRTTGGRYKLSNHFIEINPLVIKLHDKEELIGIIKHELCHYHLHIEGKGYKHGDPDFKQLLKETNSPRHCKPLTERRAKNTLIHLYRCMACGLDYPRRRRMDCAKYRCGKCAGEIAKVE, encoded by the coding sequence ATGTCAGAAGAACAATTACAACAGCTGGTTGAGCACATCTCATTGGAAATCTTCCATAAGCCGTTTGTCCATCAAGCAGTTTTTAACAGTAGACTGCGGACGACGGGCGGTCGCTATAAGTTAAGTAATCATTTTATAGAGATCAACCCATTAGTTATTAAGCTTCATGATAAAGAAGAATTGATTGGGATCATTAAACATGAACTTTGCCATTATCACCTTCATATAGAAGGAAAGGGGTATAAACATGGAGACCCAGATTTTAAACAGCTACTGAAAGAGACGAATTCACCTCGTCATTGCAAACCGCTGACGGAACGTAGAGCGAAGAACACGCTCATCCATCTATATCGTTGTATGGCTTGCGGACTGGATTATCCTAGGCGTAGAAGAATGGATTGCGCAAAGTATCGCTGTGGAAAATGTGCAGGGGAGATCGCGAAAGTAGAATGA
- a CDS encoding Tex family protein, protein MEATASRAGISKTQTASVIALLEEGNTVPFIARYRKEATGSLDEVQIKDIEDAYHYIKSLEQRKEEVLRLIDEQGKLDDTLKAEIERATVLQRIEDLYRPYKQKRRTKAMIAIENGLEPLADQIMQQSSEKIESIAQSYINLEKEILTLEDALEGAKFIIAERVSEDATIREKIRKITWASGKLTATLKKGAEDERKVFENYYDYEEPLSKIVPHRVLAINRGEKEDVLRVGVDFPADRIIGDLERVYLKRHPSSSTTYIKEALEDSFKRLIAPSIEREVRTTLTEKAETQAIHVFSENLRSLLLQPPLKGRTVLGVDPAFRTGCKLAVVDETGKLHDISVIYPHPPKPQKEASKEIIRDLLNKYPISIIAIGNGTASRETEKFIVNLIKEVDKPVSYVIVNEAGASVYSASAKAREEFPDLQVEQRSAVSIARRLQDPLSELVKIDPESIGVGQYQHDVAKKNLAESLSFVVETAVNRVGVNVNTASSSLLQYVSGLSKSVAENIVKARDEAGKFTKRTELKKVPRLGAKTYEQAIGFLRIPESKERFDSTGIHPESYKVAEAVLKELQLDKSQLGTEEATVALEHVDISQLAAQLNVGEITLQDIIQTLQRPNRDPRDDYPQPLLKADVLDIKDVYEGMEMQGTVRNVVDFGAFVDIGVSEDGLVHISRMKKGYVKHPLDVVASGDIVTVWIDSVDRQKGRIALSMLPLKK, encoded by the coding sequence ATGGAAGCAACAGCAAGTCGTGCAGGTATCAGCAAGACCCAAACGGCAAGCGTCATCGCGCTATTGGAAGAAGGGAACACAGTACCTTTTATTGCGCGTTATCGGAAGGAAGCGACAGGTTCACTTGACGAAGTACAGATCAAGGATATTGAAGATGCCTATCATTATATAAAGTCGCTTGAACAGCGAAAAGAGGAAGTTCTGCGCTTGATCGATGAACAGGGGAAGCTGGATGATACGTTAAAGGCGGAGATTGAACGCGCAACAGTATTGCAGCGAATCGAGGACTTGTACCGCCCTTACAAACAAAAACGACGTACGAAAGCAATGATTGCGATTGAAAATGGCTTGGAACCTCTTGCGGACCAAATCATGCAACAGTCATCCGAGAAAATTGAATCTATAGCACAATCCTATATCAATCTTGAAAAAGAAATCCTTACACTAGAGGATGCATTGGAAGGCGCTAAGTTCATCATTGCGGAGAGGGTGTCAGAAGACGCAACAATACGGGAGAAAATCCGTAAAATTACATGGGCATCCGGGAAGTTAACAGCCACCCTAAAAAAAGGCGCGGAAGATGAAAGAAAAGTATTTGAAAACTACTATGATTACGAAGAACCACTCAGTAAAATAGTACCTCATCGCGTTTTAGCTATTAATCGGGGAGAAAAAGAAGATGTATTGCGTGTGGGGGTAGATTTCCCGGCGGATCGCATCATTGGAGATCTTGAGCGTGTGTACCTGAAGCGACATCCTTCTTCATCTACAACCTATATAAAAGAAGCATTAGAGGATTCGTTTAAACGATTAATTGCCCCTTCAATAGAAAGAGAAGTACGAACGACATTGACCGAAAAAGCGGAAACGCAAGCAATTCACGTGTTTTCGGAAAATCTACGTAGCCTTTTACTACAACCACCTTTAAAAGGGAGAACAGTACTTGGAGTAGACCCAGCATTTAGAACAGGATGTAAACTTGCGGTAGTGGATGAAACAGGAAAGTTACATGATATCTCTGTCATCTATCCTCATCCACCAAAGCCACAAAAAGAAGCATCAAAAGAAATAATACGCGATCTATTAAATAAATACCCAATATCCATTATTGCGATTGGTAACGGAACTGCATCGCGTGAGACAGAGAAGTTCATCGTCAATCTAATTAAAGAAGTGGACAAGCCGGTTTCCTACGTAATTGTCAATGAAGCAGGCGCGAGTGTATATTCAGCATCTGCAAAAGCGCGAGAAGAGTTCCCAGATCTGCAGGTAGAACAAAGAAGTGCGGTTTCCATTGCACGAAGACTGCAAGATCCGTTGTCTGAACTTGTGAAAATAGATCCTGAATCTATCGGTGTAGGGCAATACCAGCATGATGTAGCGAAAAAGAATCTGGCGGAATCACTTTCATTTGTTGTAGAGACAGCGGTGAACCGCGTGGGGGTTAATGTCAATACCGCTTCATCTTCGCTATTACAGTATGTTTCAGGTCTGTCAAAATCCGTAGCGGAAAACATTGTTAAAGCAAGAGATGAAGCAGGTAAGTTCACAAAACGTACAGAGTTGAAAAAGGTACCGAGACTAGGAGCAAAAACTTACGAACAGGCAATAGGTTTTTTGCGTATACCAGAATCAAAAGAACGCTTCGACTCGACAGGCATTCACCCAGAGAGTTATAAAGTGGCAGAAGCAGTATTGAAAGAGTTGCAACTAGACAAATCACAGCTTGGCACAGAAGAAGCGACGGTTGCTCTCGAACATGTCGATATCTCACAGCTTGCTGCGCAGCTAAACGTAGGGGAAATAACATTGCAAGATATTATACAAACATTACAGCGTCCGAACCGCGACCCGCGAGACGATTATCCGCAGCCTTTATTAAAAGCAGATGTACTTGATATCAAAGATGTATATGAAGGTATGGAAATGCAAGGAACAGTGCGTAACGTAGTGGATTTCGGTGCATTTGTAGACATTGGCGTTTCGGAAGATGGATTAGTACACATATCCAGAATGAAAAAAGGTTATGTGAAACATCCGCTAGACGTAGTTGCATCCGGTGATATTGTCACAGTATGGATTGATTCTGTTGATCGCCAAAAAGGGCGTATTGCTTTATCTATGCTTCCTCTTAAGAAATAA
- a CDS encoding PP2C family serine/threonine-protein phosphatase, with translation METFENDYVEAYIYQQSKKGNKDSGDAYYIHSEEDYFICAIADGLGSGTEAKESAEIIPQILRIYHHESPDDLLLRCNKQMLHKRGAAVGIVKVYFKQQTLEYSCVGNIRIYILQSNGQMIYPLPVMGYLSGRPQSPRTQRYPYNKNDRFFLHSDGVNLRSPKKYLQENSTPYQLYKKVESTIEDNDDATFIAASLLH, from the coding sequence GTGGAGACTTTTGAGAATGACTATGTAGAGGCATATATATACCAACAGTCCAAAAAAGGCAATAAAGATTCTGGGGATGCATACTACATTCATTCAGAAGAAGACTATTTCATTTGTGCTATTGCAGACGGCTTAGGCAGTGGAACAGAAGCAAAAGAATCAGCTGAAATAATTCCGCAAATCTTAAGGATCTATCATCACGAATCACCTGACGATTTGTTACTACGTTGTAACAAACAGATGTTGCATAAACGCGGTGCGGCAGTAGGGATTGTGAAAGTATATTTTAAACAGCAAACCCTAGAATATAGTTGTGTCGGTAACATCCGGATCTACATACTGCAGTCGAATGGTCAGATGATTTATCCATTACCAGTAATGGGTTATTTGTCGGGACGACCGCAATCGCCCCGTACGCAAAGATATCCTTATAATAAGAATGACCGGTTCTTTCTTCATTCTGATGGTGTGAATTTGCGAAGTCCTAAAAAATACTTACAAGAAAATTCTACTCCGTATCAATTGTATAAAAAGGTTGAAAGTACGATTGAAGATAATGATGATGCAACATTCATCGCAGCTAGCCTGCTTCATTAG
- the sigB gene encoding RNA polymerase sigma factor SigB: protein MSNQQSSRDSETKEQVIKWIHEYQENNDDHAQTQLVLHYERLVHSIARKYSRGQSHHEDIVQAGMLGLLGAIRRYDPEQGRNFEAFAVPTIIGEIKRFLRDKTWAVHVPRRIKELGPKIKAAVETLTTEFQRSPMVYEIAEYLGTDEELVLEAMEMGRSYQALSIDHTLDADSEGGTITLLDIIGETDGGFEKTDQRMLVLNALNVLSERERQIIQYTYIDQMSQKEAGELLDISQMHVSRLQRKAIKKLQEVILTSGGAN, encoded by the coding sequence ATGTCAAATCAACAGTCTTCTCGTGACAGTGAGACGAAAGAGCAAGTCATTAAATGGATACATGAATACCAAGAAAATAATGACGACCATGCGCAAACACAGCTAGTCTTGCATTACGAGCGACTGGTTCATTCAATCGCGCGTAAATATTCACGTGGACAATCCCATCATGAGGATATCGTCCAGGCAGGAATGCTCGGACTATTAGGAGCGATTCGAAGATACGATCCTGAGCAAGGACGGAACTTTGAAGCGTTTGCTGTACCGACCATCATTGGAGAAATTAAGCGATTCCTTCGTGATAAAACCTGGGCTGTTCACGTACCACGACGAATCAAGGAGCTAGGGCCGAAGATCAAAGCGGCTGTTGAAACGTTAACGACTGAATTTCAGCGTTCGCCAATGGTCTATGAAATAGCAGAATATCTTGGCACCGACGAAGAACTAGTGCTTGAAGCGATGGAAATGGGCAGAAGTTACCAAGCGCTATCGATCGACCATACACTAGACGCGGATTCAGAGGGTGGAACAATTACACTGCTGGATATCATTGGTGAGACTGATGGCGGTTTTGAAAAAACAGATCAGCGTATGCTTGTTTTGAATGCACTGAACGTTTTAAGTGAACGCGAACGTCAAATTATCCAGTACACATATATCGATCAGATGAGCCAAAAAGAAGCTGGAGAATTACTGGATATTTCCCAAATGCACGTTTCAAGACTGCAACGCAAAGCGATCAAAAAGCTACAAGAAGTAATTCTGACGAGTGGTGGTGCAAACTAG
- the rsbW gene encoding anti-sigma B factor RsbW translates to MQAFDYIEIKVPAKAQYVGVARLAISGLASRIGFTYDEIEDLKIAASEAVTNAVQHAYNDEKTGEVILGCALYEDRLEIVVTDHGQSFDFEETKKKVGPYQDWNEESPLREGGLGLYLMETLMDEVKVDHGEGVIVFMTKYLGRERGEDHVKSTVFS, encoded by the coding sequence ATGCAAGCGTTTGATTACATCGAAATAAAAGTTCCGGCAAAAGCTCAGTATGTAGGTGTGGCTCGTTTAGCTATATCGGGTCTTGCAAGTCGTATTGGATTTACATATGATGAAATTGAAGATTTGAAGATCGCTGCAAGTGAAGCAGTGACGAATGCTGTGCAACATGCGTACAATGACGAAAAAACAGGTGAAGTGATTTTGGGCTGTGCCCTTTATGAAGACCGCCTGGAAATTGTTGTGACGGACCATGGTCAAAGCTTCGATTTTGAAGAAACGAAGAAAAAGGTTGGTCCATATCAAGATTGGAATGAAGAATCACCTCTTAGAGAAGGTGGTCTAGGGCTTTACTTGATGGAAACTTTAATGGATGAAGTAAAAGTTGACCATGGGGAGGGTGTCATTGTTTTCATGACCAAATATTTGGGCAGAGAGCGGGGAGAGGACCATGTCAAATCAACAGTCTTCTCGTGA
- a CDS encoding STAS domain-containing protein: MNLQVEQVDQDLVHNFKIIGEIDIYTAPKLKEHLAALELVDGIEVELELSEVNYMDSTGLGIFVGFYKEVKAHNGKLVIKGLNQRLYRLFEITGLSDIMEIEQSKGGEDNASV; this comes from the coding sequence ATGAATTTACAAGTTGAGCAAGTTGATCAAGATCTAGTGCATAATTTTAAAATTATCGGAGAAATCGATATATATACAGCACCAAAATTGAAAGAACACTTGGCTGCTTTAGAGTTAGTAGATGGAATCGAAGTGGAGTTAGAGTTATCTGAAGTAAACTACATGGACAGTACAGGTTTAGGCATATTTGTCGGATTCTATAAAGAAGTGAAAGCGCATAATGGGAAATTAGTCATCAAAGGACTAAACCAACGCCTTTACCGATTGTTTGAAATTACGGGCCTTAGTGACATTATGGAAATTGAACAATCTAAAGGTGGCGAAGACAATGCAAGCGTTTGA
- a CDS encoding PP2C family protein-serine/threonine phosphatase has protein sequence MPQEAGRQYKQMLENYLHSKGEEDLYLGQQFSRSFIEKNIAPEDVISIHKTSIEELIEDMPADVSVSFDFLIEMMIHYGLALKEHQSLIRKQEIIQTEMDIAVRVQNTLLQTTTPMLKGLDIGWISKPSKQMNGDYVYFLKETEQEVCLAVADIIGKGMSAAMHMSMVKFGMDSLRYEKRSPFEVLSFINKMVEQSIADSMFISMFYGKYDTENSVFRYSSAGHEPALFYRAAKDSYSLLESKGLLLGVQAEAVYEERTVRLEEHDFVAIMTDGVTETRTDKGFIEMDVIENLLREVRSESAQAMVDYLFSELSKMQNYELHDDFTLVILKKT, from the coding sequence TTGCCACAAGAGGCGGGTAGGCAGTATAAGCAAATGCTGGAGAATTATCTGCACTCCAAAGGGGAAGAAGATCTCTATTTGGGACAGCAATTCAGCCGCAGCTTCATAGAAAAGAATATCGCACCGGAAGATGTTATCAGTATTCATAAAACGTCTATTGAAGAACTAATTGAAGATATGCCAGCCGACGTCAGCGTATCTTTCGATTTTCTAATCGAAATGATGATTCATTATGGACTAGCGTTAAAAGAACACCAGAGTTTAATCCGAAAACAAGAAATTATTCAAACAGAGATGGATATTGCGGTTAGAGTACAAAATACTTTGCTGCAAACAACAACTCCCATGTTGAAGGGTCTGGATATAGGTTGGATTTCTAAACCGTCGAAGCAAATGAACGGTGACTATGTATACTTTTTAAAGGAAACTGAACAAGAAGTTTGCCTAGCAGTTGCCGATATTATCGGCAAGGGCATGTCTGCAGCTATGCATATGTCCATGGTAAAGTTTGGTATGGATAGTCTGCGGTACGAGAAAAGAAGTCCTTTTGAAGTATTGAGCTTCATCAATAAAATGGTGGAGCAAAGTATTGCTGATTCTATGTTCATTTCTATGTTTTACGGAAAATACGATACGGAAAACTCAGTATTCCGTTATTCTTCAGCTGGACATGAGCCGGCTCTCTTTTATCGTGCTGCCAAAGATTCGTACAGTTTGCTAGAAAGTAAAGGTTTGTTGCTAGGTGTTCAAGCAGAAGCGGTATATGAAGAACGTACGGTGCGTCTTGAAGAACATGATTTTGTTGCGATTATGACAGATGGTGTAACGGAAACTAGAACAGATAAAGGTTTTATTGAAATGGACGTTATAGAAAATTTATTGCGAGAAGTGCGTTCGGAAAGTGCACAAGCAATGGTTGACTATTTATTTAGTGAGCTTTCCAAAATGCAGAATTACGAACTTCATGATGACTTCACGCTTGTTATTTTGAAAAAAACATAA
- a CDS encoding anti-sigma regulatory factor, whose product MEHRSSIEIKTEWDIVAARQLGRNEAKNTGFGTVDQARITTAISELARNIYLYAGKGQIEIVPITVGARVGLLITATDEGPGISDLQKVMTDGYTTSGGLGAGMPGVKRLMDDFRVETEVGVGTTITATKWLH is encoded by the coding sequence ATGGAACACAGGTCTTCTATAGAGATCAAAACAGAGTGGGATATTGTTGCTGCTAGACAACTCGGACGTAATGAGGCGAAAAATACGGGTTTTGGGACAGTAGACCAAGCTAGAATCACGACTGCCATTAGTGAATTAGCAAGAAATATATATCTTTACGCGGGAAAAGGTCAAATTGAAATTGTGCCTATTACAGTAGGTGCACGGGTAGGGTTACTGATTACCGCTACCGATGAAGGACCAGGAATTTCTGATTTACAAAAGGTTATGACGGATGGCTATACGACATCAGGAGGATTAGGTGCAGGAATGCCAGGAGTCAAACGACTGATGGATGATTTTCGTGTAGAAACAGAAGTGGGCGTAGGTACCACAATTACAGCGACTAAATGGTTGCACTAG
- a CDS encoding STAS domain-containing protein produces MKMRIPILKLKDTLIVSIQVELDDQTALQFQEDLLNQLHKTSARGVVIDLTPIDFIDSFIAKVLGDVIHMTSLMGAKVVITGIQPSVAITLIELGIRLENVTTALDLENGLEKLTRELEA; encoded by the coding sequence ATGAAAATGCGAATCCCGATTCTAAAGCTAAAGGATACATTGATTGTATCTATTCAAGTAGAGCTTGATGATCAGACAGCATTACAATTCCAAGAAGATTTATTAAATCAACTACATAAAACGTCTGCGCGAGGCGTTGTGATTGATTTGACGCCAATCGACTTTATTGACTCATTCATCGCTAAAGTACTTGGGGATGTTATTCATATGACAAGCTTAATGGGTGCGAAAGTTGTTATTACAGGAATACAACCATCTGTAGCCATCACGCTAATTGAATTAGGTATACGTCTGGAGAACGTGACAACTGCATTAGATCTAGAGAATGGGCTAGAGAAATTGACTAGAGAATTGGAGGCCTGA
- a CDS encoding RsbT co-antagonist protein RsbRA, which translates to MNEVMRKGIVENIDTITTRWVEAMKENADERFLELMPAPVVATTSREFTELMTSNLTYRDTVDKARLDEFTEKIIHFGWSIKFINRAIDTFSSVVYNLFFETGILKESNLREGIHIFTNWINPLRESIIEEYSTKWERTDILQKIALQELSASLIPVFDKISVMPLVGTIDTERAKLIMENLLEGVVKQRAEVVLLDITGVPVVDTMVAHHIIQAADAVRLVGAKCMLVGIRPEIAQTIVTLGINLTDFSTTSTLRRGMQKALEMTGRTIVEEEM; encoded by the coding sequence ATGAACGAAGTCATGAGAAAAGGTATAGTCGAAAATATAGATACCATTACAACACGTTGGGTAGAGGCAATGAAAGAGAATGCGGATGAGCGTTTTCTAGAATTAATGCCAGCACCTGTAGTTGCAACAACAAGCAGGGAGTTTACAGAGTTGATGACGTCTAATCTAACGTACCGAGATACAGTGGACAAGGCACGATTGGATGAGTTCACAGAGAAGATCATTCATTTTGGATGGTCTATTAAATTCATCAATCGGGCAATTGATACGTTTTCTTCTGTCGTATATAATCTATTCTTTGAAACGGGAATTTTAAAAGAGTCCAACTTACGCGAAGGGATTCACATCTTTACAAACTGGATTAATCCGTTAAGAGAAAGCATTATTGAAGAGTATTCCACGAAATGGGAACGGACGGATATATTGCAGAAGATCGCATTGCAAGAACTATCAGCTTCACTAATTCCTGTATTCGACAAGATCTCTGTCATGCCGTTGGTCGGTACGATTGATACAGAACGTGCGAAATTGATTATGGAGAACCTATTAGAAGGTGTGGTCAAGCAACGTGCTGAAGTCGTGTTACTAGACATTACAGGCGTACCAGTAGTGGATACAATGGTTGCACACCATATCATCCAGGCGGCAGACGCGGTTCGTTTAGTAGGTGCAAAATGTATGCTAGTTGGTATTCGTCCAGAAATTGCGCAGACTATTGTAACGCTAGGCATTAATCTGACAGATTTTTCTACGACTAGTACGCTACGCAGAGGTATGCAAAAGGCGCTTGAAATGACAGGACGAACAATTGTAGAGGAGGAAATGTAG